CGATTTCCAGCGTCTCGTAGGCCGTTCGTGCGTCCTCAGCGGTCCGGACACCGGCGATGAGGTCCGTCTCCTCGCCGACCCGGGCGATGAGGTTTTCGAGCGGAATGATCTGCCAGTTCTCGCCGATGACGATAGTGAAGTCGGCTTCGGCGGCGACCGCCTCGGCGAAGGCCTCGTAGTCCTCGTCGAAGATGCGGACGTAGCCGCCGTCGGGGGCGGCCCCGTTCTGCCGGAGCGTCGAGAGGTCCGCGGAGCCGGAGAAATCAGACGGGAGGTCGACCGTGCCGTCGCCCTCACCGTCTTTGCCGACGATGGTCGCATCGGCCCCCGAGTCCTCCGCCTCGGCCTCCATGACGTGGACGTCGCCATTAGTGAACGCGGCGATGTTTATTTCTCCGAGTTCCGAGGCGCGGTCGACATCTTCCTCGTCGACCAGTACCCAGTCGACGCCGGCCTCGATACCGGCGGTTATCCGTCGCTTGCGTGTCTCCCAGTCGCCGACTTCGCTGTCGGCCTTGAGCCAGACGCTTCGAGTCATACGCCCACGTGTGCGACGGCGGGGCTTGAACGTGGCGGATTGTGGGATTGAGCGACGCTTCGGGTGGTTGTGAGCCCGCCGGCAGGGAGTGGTCTCAAATAAACGGGACCGCCGCGGCTGTGTTCAGAGCCGGTCGGCCCGACGGGTGGTGACAGTGTGACCGGGCTAGCTGTCGCTATCGGAACGTCCAGCGTCGCAAAACCGATTCGCAGACGGCCTGCTCGGACCTCAGGCCTCGACGGCCAGTCCGGCCTCGCGAAGCGCTTCCTCGGTGGTGGCGTCGTCGTGGACGACGGCGGAGACGGCACGGGCAATCTTCTCCGGTTCGTCGTGCTGGAAAATAGAGCGGCCCATCGAGACGCCGGACGCCCCGGCGTCCATCGTTCCCCGGACCATACGAACGGTGTCTTCGTCAGTTCCTTTCGAGCCGCCGGCGATGACCACTGGCAGCGACGTGGACTCGACGACGTGCTGGAAGGTCTCGGCGGAACCGGTGTAGCCGGTCTTGACGATATCCGCGCCAAGTTCCTCGGCCAGCCGGACGGCGTGGCCGACGGACTGGTTGTAGTCCTCGTTCTCGGAGTCGATGTCGGGGCCGCGGGCGTAGGCCATCGCCAGCACCGGCAGGCCGTACTGGCTGGCCTCGGTCGTCAGTTCGGAGAGTTCCTCGATCTGTTCGGGTTCGTACTGGCTGCCGACGTTGATGTGGAACGAGACGGCGTCGGCCCCGGCGCGGATGGCGTCTTCGACCGTGCCGGTCACCCGTTTGTCCTGTTCGTCCGGGCCGATAGTAGTAGAGCCGTTGAGATGCGTGATGTAGCCCGCGTCGTTCTTGTTCGGGTGGACTCGCCCGGCGATACCCCGCTGGGTGAGGACGGCGTCCGCGCCGCCGCTAGTGACCGCGTCGATAGTCGATTCGATGTCTTTGAGGCCCTTTACGGCCCCCATTGTGATGCCGTGGTCCATCGGGATGATGACGTATGTGTCGTCTGTCCCGATGCGTTCGAGTCGTGCGCGTTTTCCTGCAGTCATGATATGAGACAGTGTGGCAAGTACGATTATGTGCGTTCCGGTTGCGGTCGTTCTGCCGCGCCCCGGAGCGCACCGTCTTTGAGTTCACGAGCCTTCGCTTCGAGCCGGTCGGCCACTTCGTCGACTGGGTCGCCGTTCTCGTGACCCTCGGCCACGATATCGACCAGCGCGGAGCCGACGATAACACCGTCAGCGCCGGCAGAAACGATTCGCTCGGCGTGGTCACCCGTCTTGATGCCGAACCCGACGGCCTTGGGCACGTCCCAGTCCGAGAGCCGGGCCAGCGATTCCTCGGTGGCGTCGTCCACGTCCTCGCGCGCGCCGGTGACGCCCAGGCGCGCCTGGACGTACACGTAGCCCGACACCTGTTCGAGCATCCGTTCGAGTCGGTCGCCTTTCGTCGTCGGCGCGACGATGAACACCAGGTCGAGACCGAACTCGTCGCAGGCCTGGCGGAGCGGGGCAGCCTCCTCGGCGGGCAGGTCCGGAACGACGAGGCCCTCGATGCCGACCGCGGCGGCCTTCTCGACGAACGGTCGGGGACCCTGGCTCGCGGTTTCACCGCTCGCGTTTTCCGAGTCGCTTCGCGACTCGCTATCTCCCTCACCATACTGATAGATGAGATTGTAGTATGTCATACACACCAGCGGCACGTCGACGTCGAGATCCTCGACGAACTCGAAGAAGCGGTCGGGCGTCATCCCGGCTTCCAGCGAGCGGACGATAGCGTTCTGGATGGTCTTGCCCTCCGCGATTGGCTCGGAGAACGGCAGGCCGAGTTCGATGACGTCTGCCCCGCCGCGGGCCAGCGCCTCGACGTACTCCAGTGAGGCCTCGTAGCTCGGATCGCCGGCCGCGAGGTACGGGACGAAGGCGGGCTCGTCGGCAAAGGCGCGTTCGAGGCCCATCAGAGGCCACCTCCGCCGACCCGCTCGAAGATGGACATGTCCGGCGCGATGTCGAGGTCGCGCTTGCTCGTCTCCTCGATGACCGTTTCGAGGTCCTTGTCGCCGCGGCCGGAGACGTTGACGATGACGGTGTCACCGACCTCGTCGTGGTGCTCTTCGAGATAGCCGAAGGCGTGGGCCGTCTCCAGGGCCGGGATGATACCCTCGTCCTGGGAGAGCCGGTGGAACGCCTCCAGCGCTGCGTCGTCGTCGACGTTGACCGGCGTGACGCGGTCCTCGTCGACGAGGTGGGCCAGTTCCGGGCCGACACCGGCGTAGTCAAGCCCCGCGGACACGGAGTGGGATTCCATGATCTGGCCGTCCGAGTCCTGCAGGAGCTTCGTGCGCGCACCGTGAAGAACGCCCTCGTCGCCAGTCGAGAGGGTGGCGGAGTTGGGCGCGACGCCCTCCTCCTCGTCGACCTGGAGCGAGGAGCCGCCGGCCTCGACGGCGTAGAGGTCGACACGGTCTCGCGGCTCGTCGTCGCTCGACTGTTCCGGGGAGCGTGGCTCCCCGTCATCGTCGACGAAATGGGCAAACGTGCCCATCGTGTTCGACCCGCCGCCGGCACAGGCGAGGACCGAATCGGGCAGCCCGCCGGTCTTCTCGATGGCCTGCTCGCGGGCCTCCTCGGAGATGACCGCCTGGAAGTCCCGAACCATCTTCGGGAACGGGTGCGGCCCGACGATGCTCCCGATGACGTAGTGGGTGTTCTCGACGGTGGTCGCCCAGTCCCGCATCGTCTCGGAAATGGCCTCCTTCAGCGTGCCGCGGCCGACGGTCACCGGATTCACTTCGGACCCGTTGATGCGCATCCGGAACACGTTGGGACGCTGGCGCGCGATGTCAGTCTCGCCCATGTAGATCTCACAGGGCATGTCCAGATGGGCCGCCGCCATCGCCGTCGCCGTGCCGTGCTGGCCGGCCCCCGTCTCGGCGATGATGCGCTCCTTGCCCATGTACTTCGCCAGCAGCACCTGGCCCAGCGCGTTGTTGAGCTTGTGCGCGCCGCCATGCAGCAGATCCTCGCGCTTGAGATACACGTCCGTGTCGTACCGGGCCGAGAGCTGGTCCGCGTACTGTAGCGGCGTCGGTCGGCCGCCGAAGTCGGCCAGCCGCTCCCGGAACTCGTCCATGAAGCCGTCCTCGTTTTCGAGCACGTACCGCTGGTAGGCGTCTGTCAGCTCCTCGATAGCTGGCATCAGCGCCTCGGGCACGTACTGTCCACCGTACTCACCGAACTTGGGGTCGTGTGCGTCGTCAGTACTCATGTGTCTGTAGTCGTCGTTTCAACCGCATCAGTGTCCGCATCTGTTAGTCGCCGCGTGTTCGCTTCCACGTCCGTCGCCGCGTCGTGGTCCATGATCGCCGAGCCGATCAGCAGCGCGTCCGCACCGGCGTCGCGCATCCGTGTAACGTCGTCCGGCGTCTGTATGCCGCTTTCCGCAATGAGTGTGACGCCGTCCGGGACTTCGGGCGCGACGGCTTCGAACGTTCCGAGGTCGACCTCCAGCTCCGCGAGGTCGCGGTTGTTGACGCCGATGATGTCCGCGCCCGCGCCAAGTGCTTTCTCGACCTCTGCCGCGGTGTGGGTCTCCACGAGGACCTGGAAACCGCGCTCGCGCGCGGCCGTGAGGAGATCAGCAAGGTCGTCGGTCCCGTCCGCTTCGAGAAAGCGGACGATGAGCAGGACGACGTCCGCTTCGACGACGTCCAGCTGGCTCTCGTGGAGGACGAAGTCTTTCCGCAGGACGGGCACGTCGACGGCGTCGCGGACCCGTTCGAGCGTCGCCGCCGACCCGCCGAAGTGGTCCGGCTCGGTCAGCACGGACAGCGCCGCTGCGCCGCCCGCAACCATCTGTCGAGCGAGGTCGACCGGGTCGTCGGTCCGCTCACCGTCCGCGGTCGGGCTCGTAGGCTTGATCTCCGCGATGACCGGCGTCCGCCCAGCATTCTCGGCCGCTTCGAAGGCATCGGCCAGCGACCGGGGTGTCACCGAGACCCGGTCTCCGCCGCCACCGCGCTCCCGCGCCGCGTCGAGAATCGACTGGACCGCTGGTGCAATCTCCTCACTGTAGTCCATTACTGAACACTAACGTACAGAAGTGTACATAAGAGTTGCCCTATTATCTCAGGGGACGCAGAACGCAATAGTTCCTCGCGTTGTCAAACAGGCCACAGTTCTATATTGTTCCGCGGTGCATGTTCACATATGTCGTTCCAGACAGCCATCCGGCCGGCCGAATCGGTGGACATCGCGGATATACGGCGGATCGCCAGGACCACATGGCATACCGTGTACGACGACATCCTCGGAGCAGAAACCGTGGAAGAGCACCTCAAAGAGGGGTATGCGCCGCCGCTATTGGAGCAGATGATCGAACTCGAAGAGGTCGGCCTGTTCGTCTCGACGGCCGACGACGACGTGGTGGCGTACATGAGCTGTGGGATGACGGACGCGACCGGCTTCGGCGACCTTGATCTGTACGTCCACCCGGACTACTGGGGGGAAGGTATCGGGACGAAGCTGCTGCATCGCGGGGAACAGCACTTGCACGAGCTCTCCGTGCGGAAAATCCGCGACGAGGTGCTGGCCGAGAACGAGGTTGGGAACGCGTTCTACCGCGCACACTTCGAGAAGGTCGGCGAGCGGACGACCGAGGTCGGCGGACAGGAACACCCCGTCAACGTGTACGAGCGGCGATTGTAAACGCCGGCTCGCATTCGCAGCCCGCAGTACGTGTGTGACTCACACGCTCTCGTAGCTCGTGTAACAGCGTTTAAGCCGCTGAAACCGCTTCATCGGTGCAATGAGCTACAAGATCGGACTCGTCGGCAAGCCCTCTGTCGGCAAGTCCACGTTTTTCAATGCGGCGACGATGAACGACGTGCCCGAGGGCGCGTACCCGTTCACGACAATCGACCCTTCGATGGGCGAGGCGTACGTCCGCG
The genomic region above belongs to Haloarcula hispanica ATCC 33960 and contains:
- a CDS encoding 2-amino-3,7-dideoxy-D-threo-hept-6-ulosonate synthase, whose protein sequence is MTAGKRARLERIGTDDTYVIIPMDHGITMGAVKGLKDIESTIDAVTSGGADAVLTQRGIAGRVHPNKNDAGYITHLNGSTTIGPDEQDKRVTGTVEDAIRAGADAVSFHINVGSQYEPEQIEELSELTTEASQYGLPVLAMAYARGPDIDSENEDYNQSVGHAVRLAEELGADIVKTGYTGSAETFQHVVESTSLPVVIAGGSKGTDEDTVRMVRGTMDAGASGVSMGRSIFQHDEPEKIARAVSAVVHDDATTEEALREAGLAVEA
- the trpA gene encoding tryptophan synthase subunit alpha produces the protein MGLERAFADEPAFVPYLAAGDPSYEASLEYVEALARGGADVIELGLPFSEPIAEGKTIQNAIVRSLEAGMTPDRFFEFVEDLDVDVPLVCMTYYNLIYQYGEGDSESRSDSENASGETASQGPRPFVEKAAAVGIEGLVVPDLPAEEAAPLRQACDEFGLDLVFIVAPTTKGDRLERMLEQVSGYVYVQARLGVTGAREDVDDATEESLARLSDWDVPKAVGFGIKTGDHAERIVSAGADGVIVGSALVDIVAEGHENGDPVDEVADRLEAKARELKDGALRGAAERPQPERT
- the trpB gene encoding tryptophan synthase subunit beta, with the protein product MSTDDAHDPKFGEYGGQYVPEALMPAIEELTDAYQRYVLENEDGFMDEFRERLADFGGRPTPLQYADQLSARYDTDVYLKREDLLHGGAHKLNNALGQVLLAKYMGKERIIAETGAGQHGTATAMAAAHLDMPCEIYMGETDIARQRPNVFRMRINGSEVNPVTVGRGTLKEAISETMRDWATTVENTHYVIGSIVGPHPFPKMVRDFQAVISEEAREQAIEKTGGLPDSVLACAGGGSNTMGTFAHFVDDDGEPRSPEQSSDDEPRDRVDLYAVEAGGSSLQVDEEEGVAPNSATLSTGDEGVLHGARTKLLQDSDGQIMESHSVSAGLDYAGVGPELAHLVDEDRVTPVNVDDDAALEAFHRLSQDEGIIPALETAHAFGYLEEHHDEVGDTVIVNVSGRGDKDLETVIEETSKRDLDIAPDMSIFERVGGGGL
- the trpC gene encoding indole-3-glycerol phosphate synthase; the encoded protein is MDYSEEIAPAVQSILDAARERGGGGDRVSVTPRSLADAFEAAENAGRTPVIAEIKPTSPTADGERTDDPVDLARQMVAGGAAALSVLTEPDHFGGSAATLERVRDAVDVPVLRKDFVLHESQLDVVEADVVLLIVRFLEADGTDDLADLLTAARERGFQVLVETHTAAEVEKALGAGADIIGVNNRDLAELEVDLGTFEAVAPEVPDGVTLIAESGIQTPDDVTRMRDAGADALLIGSAIMDHDAATDVEANTRRLTDADTDAVETTTTDT
- a CDS encoding GNAT family N-acetyltransferase, whose product is MSFQTAIRPAESVDIADIRRIARTTWHTVYDDILGAETVEEHLKEGYAPPLLEQMIELEEVGLFVSTADDDVVAYMSCGMTDATGFGDLDLYVHPDYWGEGIGTKLLHRGEQHLHELSVRKIRDEVLAENEVGNAFYRAHFEKVGERTTEVGGQEHPVNVYERRL